From Nostoc flagelliforme CCNUN1, a single genomic window includes:
- a CDS encoding chemotaxis protein CheB codes for MTSDQPFEQPASESTANDAFDVEQQDIADALFPIVGIAASAGGLEAFTQLLKHLLTDTGMAFVLIQHLDPNHKSLLSEILGRTTTMPVNEVRDGVTVEPNSVYVIPPNTKMMLSGGVLQLTPREKVHGKYMPGDAFFTSLAADRGHKAIAVVLSGADGDGSLGLKAIKATGGVTFAQCENTAEFDSMPNTAVATGNVDFVLPPQKIAEELANLSRNTFISGSLPAIGVEKLPEQGDALATIFVLLRSQTGVDFSHYKPNTLERRIQRRMLLYKLERLEDYAEYLQNNPSEVKALYEEILIHVTHFFRVPEAFELLKERVFPTIIQNKSALPIRIWVAGCSTGEEVYSIAISLLEFLSDKVTSRPIQIFATDISEIAIEKARSGIYAENQMVEVSPESRRFFNALEGGGYQISKAVRELCVFARQDLGSDPPFSNLDLISCRNVLIYLGETLQKRILPIFHYSLNPTGFLLLGTSESTGKYSDLFTLIDKKYKIYSKKLTGIRPTFSFITSNYPIEKVEEPKRINENLSDELDLEKKTDQLILNRYAPVGVVINDKMDVLQFRGEIDLYLKLAPGKPSLNLFKMVRQGLLIELRATIYQAQRQKILVRREGLRIESGDLSKIINLEVIPFKLATNEELYFLVLFEQAPPTVNNVNTVNPESLEQPDLERENVRLKQEIATAIQERAATQEYLQAVIQEQEHINQDLKVANEEILSSNEELQSTNEELETAKEEIQATNEELNTTNEELRSRNQELHQVNNDLTNLLASINIPILILTLDLRVRRFTPMAQRLFNLIPADAGRPLSNIRANLDVPDLETLILEVQDTLSVKELEVQTLEGYWYNLRIRPYRTTENKIDGVVLVLVDIDGLKRSAATLEQARNYAEAIVETVQVPLIVLDSDFRVNKANRSFYETFHVSPSETAQSLVFELGNGQWNLPGLRSLLEDILANDTTIENWEVEHRFERIGKKTMLLNGWKIIQQGDAQRILLAIEDISESKQFELERSNLLAQEQSARQQAEIANRAKDEFLSNLSHELRNPLNTILGWAQLFRTRNLDSSAVTRAWNVVERSAKVQAQLIDDMLDISRVTSGKLHLKTRLIDLVSVVNAAIESIEFSAEAKSIEIVSDLNSVTVVGDEDRLQQVLWNLLSNAIKFTPAGGRVEIMLEAVSTHAQVRVSDTGIGIREDLLPYIFDRFRQGDSSSSKTSHGLGLGLSIVRHLVELHGGTVEAQSPGEGLGTTITVRLPLRSMPLEITPPTYLEPSVLSETLDTLNVQNPPLPLKGYASWL; via the coding sequence ATGACATCCGATCAACCCTTTGAGCAACCTGCATCTGAATCTACCGCTAATGATGCGTTCGACGTAGAGCAGCAAGACATTGCGGATGCTTTATTTCCCATCGTTGGCATTGCCGCCTCTGCGGGTGGATTAGAGGCATTTACGCAGTTACTTAAGCATTTGCTTACCGATACAGGGATGGCATTTGTACTGATTCAACACTTAGATCCTAACCACAAGAGTCTGTTGAGCGAGATTCTAGGAAGAACAACTACAATGCCCGTCAATGAAGTGCGAGACGGCGTGACTGTGGAACCGAACTCTGTCTACGTTATTCCGCCTAACACTAAGATGATGCTGTCTGGTGGGGTGTTGCAACTCACGCCGCGAGAGAAAGTTCATGGTAAATATATGCCTGGTGATGCGTTCTTTACTTCATTGGCAGCAGATCGAGGGCACAAAGCGATCGCAGTGGTTTTATCTGGAGCGGATGGAGACGGTTCACTGGGGCTCAAAGCAATCAAGGCAACCGGAGGCGTGACTTTTGCTCAGTGTGAAAACACGGCAGAATTCGATAGTATGCCCAATACGGCTGTTGCCACCGGGAATGTTGATTTTGTATTGCCGCCTCAAAAAATTGCCGAGGAACTGGCAAACCTCAGTCGCAATACTTTTATTTCTGGCTCATTGCCAGCGATCGGGGTTGAGAAGTTGCCCGAACAGGGAGATGCCCTGGCGACTATATTTGTATTATTGCGATCGCAAACTGGCGTTGACTTCAGCCACTACAAGCCCAACACCCTTGAGCGCCGAATCCAGCGCCGAATGCTGTTGTATAAACTAGAACGCTTGGAAGATTATGCCGAGTATTTGCAAAACAATCCGAGTGAAGTCAAGGCGCTCTATGAAGAAATTCTGATCCACGTTACCCATTTTTTCCGCGTTCCTGAAGCATTTGAACTGTTGAAAGAGCGAGTCTTTCCTACCATCATCCAAAACAAATCAGCATTGCCGATTCGGATTTGGGTAGCTGGGTGTTCGACGGGTGAAGAAGTGTATTCCATCGCCATCTCCTTGCTGGAGTTTTTGTCAGATAAAGTAACCTCGCGGCCGATCCAAATTTTTGCCACAGACATCAGTGAAATAGCGATTGAAAAAGCGAGATCAGGTATTTATGCAGAGAATCAAATGGTGGAAGTCTCACCAGAGAGCCGCCGATTTTTTAATGCCCTTGAGGGCGGTGGATATCAAATTAGCAAAGCTGTGCGCGAACTATGTGTGTTTGCCCGACAAGACTTGGGCAGCGATCCCCCTTTTTCTAACTTAGATTTAATTAGCTGCCGGAATGTACTGATTTACCTGGGCGAAACGTTGCAAAAACGGATATTGCCCATTTTTCATTACAGTCTTAACCCGACTGGCTTTTTGTTGCTAGGGACTTCAGAAAGCACAGGTAAATATTCGGACTTGTTTACTCTAATTGACAAAAAGTATAAAATCTATAGCAAAAAGCTAACTGGAATTCGTCCAACTTTTTCGTTCATTACCAGCAATTATCCGATAGAAAAAGTGGAGGAACCGAAGCGGATAAATGAGAATCTATCGGATGAGTTGGACTTAGAGAAAAAAACTGACCAACTAATCTTGAATCGCTATGCCCCAGTGGGTGTAGTGATCAACGACAAGATGGACGTGCTGCAATTTCGGGGAGAAATCGATCTCTACCTCAAACTTGCACCTGGGAAACCGAGTCTTAACTTATTCAAAATGGTGCGCCAAGGCTTGCTCATCGAGCTACGGGCGACAATTTATCAGGCACAACGGCAAAAAATTCTAGTTAGAAGAGAAGGGTTACGGATTGAATCCGGCGATCTTTCAAAAATCATCAATCTTGAGGTGATTCCATTCAAGCTTGCAACCAACGAAGAACTCTACTTTCTGGTTTTATTTGAACAAGCGCCACCCACGGTTAACAACGTCAACACGGTAAATCCTGAAAGTTTAGAGCAGCCAGACTTAGAGCGAGAGAATGTTCGGCTAAAGCAAGAAATCGCAACCGCCATCCAAGAGCGGGCTGCAACTCAAGAATATCTACAAGCGGTGATCCAAGAGCAGGAGCATATCAATCAAGACCTGAAAGTTGCCAATGAAGAAATCCTCTCTAGTAATGAAGAGTTGCAAAGCACCAATGAGGAGCTAGAAACTGCCAAAGAAGAGATTCAGGCAACCAACGAAGAACTCAACACAACCAATGAAGAACTTCGTTCTCGAAATCAGGAATTACACCAAGTTAACAACGATCTCACGAATTTGCTTGCCAGTATCAATATTCCCATTTTGATATTGACTTTGGACTTACGCGTTCGACGTTTTACGCCAATGGCGCAGCGACTTTTCAATTTAATTCCCGCCGATGCTGGACGACCTTTAAGCAATATCAGAGCGAATCTCGATGTTCCTGACTTAGAAACTCTAATTTTGGAGGTACAAGACACACTCAGCGTCAAAGAATTAGAAGTCCAAACTCTGGAAGGATATTGGTACAACCTCCGCATCCGTCCTTATCGCACTACAGAAAACAAGATTGACGGTGTAGTGTTGGTGTTAGTAGATATTGATGGTCTTAAACGCAGTGCCGCAACGTTAGAACAAGCCCGGAATTACGCTGAAGCAATTGTGGAGACGGTACAAGTGCCGTTAATCGTCCTTGATTCTGATTTCCGGGTGAACAAAGCCAATCGTTCGTTTTATGAAACATTTCACGTTTCACCATCAGAGACAGCGCAATCTCTGGTTTTTGAACTAGGGAATGGTCAATGGAACCTACCCGGACTACGATCGCTCTTAGAAGACATTCTTGCCAACGATACCACTATTGAAAACTGGGAAGTAGAGCATCGTTTTGAGCGGATTGGGAAGAAAACCATGCTGCTCAATGGTTGGAAAATTATTCAACAGGGAGATGCCCAAAGGATTTTGCTGGCGATTGAAGATATTAGCGAAAGCAAACAGTTTGAGTTAGAGCGATCTAATCTATTGGCACAGGAGCAGTCAGCCCGTCAACAGGCAGAAATTGCCAACCGAGCCAAAGATGAATTCCTGTCGAACCTCTCCCATGAACTTCGTAACCCGCTCAATACTATACTGGGCTGGGCGCAACTTTTCCGCACTCGCAATTTAGATTCATCAGCAGTCACTCGTGCCTGGAACGTGGTGGAGCGGAGTGCTAAAGTGCAAGCTCAGTTAATCGATGATATGCTCGATATCTCCCGGGTTACGAGTGGAAAGCTTCATTTAAAGACTCGTCTAATCGATTTGGTTTCAGTAGTGAATGCCGCCATTGAGTCTATCGAATTTTCCGCAGAGGCGAAAAGCATTGAAATTGTTTCAGACTTGAACTCGGTAACGGTTGTCGGAGATGAGGATCGCTTACAGCAAGTTTTGTGGAATTTACTTTCTAACGCGATTAAGTTCACTCCAGCCGGTGGGCGAGTGGAAATTATGCTCGAAGCTGTATCTACTCATGCCCAAGTTCGAGTCAGCGACACAGGAATTGGCATTCGAGAAGACTTGCTGCCTTATATTTTCGATCGCTTCCGCCAAGGAGATTCCAGCAGCAGCAAAACGAGTCACGGACTTGGATTGGGCTTGTCAATCGTC
- a CDS encoding chemotaxis protein CheB, translating to MPGHDIIVIGTSAGGLKALGAIVGTLPTSIDAVVFIVQHLAADKPSILPKILADVSSLPASHPSDGEPIQKGRIYVAPPDHHLLVNLGSMRVVRGPQENRFRPAIDALFRSAARAYGSRVVGVVLTGYLDDGTVGLQAVKKRGGVAIVQDPKEAEYPSMATSALRYVKVDHCLPLAEIPDLLVQLSKQPAAQEETYPMTEEIEVESQIAEQQMNTQEFLKNVEAIGTRTTYTCPECNGSIWQIGKSEPVRFRCHIGHSFTANVFLSEQTQNIETALWSAVRAMEEKVTFSRQMSERMKNYNLESAAAKYEDHAKSLDAEVSLIRGIILKGFATKRTIAEAEEE from the coding sequence ATGCCTGGACACGACATTATCGTTATTGGCACTTCGGCAGGTGGACTCAAAGCATTAGGGGCGATTGTGGGTACTCTGCCTACTAGCATAGATGCTGTCGTCTTTATTGTTCAGCACCTAGCAGCCGATAAGCCCAGCATTCTTCCCAAAATTCTTGCAGATGTAAGCTCTCTTCCGGCATCTCACCCGTCCGACGGAGAGCCAATTCAAAAAGGGCGAATCTACGTCGCGCCACCCGATCATCACCTGTTGGTCAATCTTGGCTCAATGCGCGTGGTGCGTGGGCCTCAAGAAAATAGATTTCGACCCGCGATCGATGCGTTATTTCGTTCAGCCGCTCGTGCTTATGGTTCAAGGGTGGTGGGAGTGGTACTGACTGGCTATCTGGATGATGGCACCGTGGGATTACAAGCAGTTAAGAAACGGGGCGGAGTGGCGATCGTCCAAGATCCAAAAGAAGCAGAATACCCCAGCATGGCAACGAGTGCCTTGCGATATGTGAAGGTCGATCACTGCCTGCCACTGGCAGAAATCCCAGACCTGCTAGTGCAGTTATCAAAGCAACCTGCCGCCCAGGAGGAGACATACCCCATGACCGAAGAGATTGAAGTTGAATCTCAGATTGCTGAACAGCAAATGAATACCCAGGAGTTTTTAAAGAATGTAGAAGCGATCGGAACTCGGACAACTTACACCTGCCCTGAATGCAACGGCAGTATCTGGCAAATTGGCAAATCAGAGCCAGTCCGGTTTCGGTGTCACATAGGACACTCCTTTACGGCTAATGTGTTTCTATCAGAGCAAACTCAGAATATTGAAACTGCTTTGTGGTCGGCTGTTCGGGCAATGGAGGAAAAGGTCACGTTCTCGCGTCAAATGTCTGAGCGGATGAAAAATTACAATTTAGAAAGTGCGGCAGCAAAATACGAAGACCACGCCAAAAGCCTGGATGCCGAAGTATCACTAATTCGAGGCATTATTCTCAAGGGCTTTGCCACGAAACGAACCATTGCTGAAGCAGAGGAAGAGTAG
- a CDS encoding IS5 family transposase: protein MSKAYPSNLTYAQYQFLSEMLPEAKKGGRKREVDIWSVLNAIFYILLEGVRWRSLPGDFPAWQTVYTYFRNWRRDGTWMKIHDNLREWTRIEEERHPSPSEAIIDSQSVKSAAMVSQEVGFDTGKKIKGRKRFMTVDTLGLVLRVLVTAANVPERSGGKQVLKRVKEMGNKVSRLTTIWTDGGFDGPAFMMWVMDTCRWIVQVVLRPEQTKGFVLLKKRWVVERTFGWLMGCRRLVRDYELLPETSETFIYLAMIRIMVRRLA, encoded by the coding sequence ATGAGTAAAGCATACCCCAGTAATTTGACCTATGCCCAATATCAATTTCTCAGTGAGATGCTTCCAGAAGCAAAAAAAGGTGGCCGTAAGCGTGAAGTCGATATTTGGTCAGTCCTGAACGCGATTTTTTACATTCTGCTAGAAGGGGTGCGATGGCGATCGCTACCAGGGGACTTTCCCGCTTGGCAAACTGTATATACGTACTTTCGTAACTGGCGCAGGGATGGAACTTGGATGAAGATTCATGATAATCTGCGAGAATGGACGAGAATCGAAGAAGAACGCCATCCAAGTCCGTCAGAAGCCATCATCGATAGTCAAAGTGTCAAAAGTGCAGCGATGGTGAGTCAGGAAGTCGGCTTTGATACAGGCAAAAAAATTAAAGGACGCAAGCGGTTTATGACCGTTGATACGTTGGGATTAGTGCTGCGGGTGTTGGTCACCGCCGCCAATGTGCCAGAGCGGTCAGGTGGTAAACAAGTGCTCAAGCGCGTCAAAGAAATGGGCAATAAGGTTTCTCGCTTGACGACCATTTGGACTGATGGCGGCTTTGATGGTCCAGCCTTCATGATGTGGGTGATGGACACTTGCCGTTGGATTGTGCAGGTGGTGCTGCGACCAGAGCAAACTAAGGGGTTTGTCTTGCTCAAAAAGCGATGGGTGGTGGAGCGCACTTTCGGCTGGCTGATGGGGTGTCGCCGATTGGTTAGAGATTATGAACTTCTACCGGAAACATCGGAGACGTTTATTTACCTTGCCATGATCCGGATCATGGTGAGGCGATTAGCATAA
- a CDS encoding cation:proton antiporter produces MVLESALAEEVITNNLKQFLLVLSVSLGVATLPQIFSWFRHIPYTLLLVIVGLGLAFVDVRLVTLSPELILFIFLPPLLFEAAWNLKWADLKRDLVPICLYAVFGVVIAIAGVAIALNQVVGISLTTALLIAASLSATDPVSVTALFRELGVDSRLVTLMEGESLFNDGMAVVAFGFLVALSLGTVELEFQPILLQLFTVVGIGVGVGAFIGFGISYLTQRFDLPLVEQSLTLVSAYGTYLIIEDLGGSGVIGVVTTGLILGNFGSRIGMNPRTRVIVSEFWEFLAFFVNSIVFLLIGDQIRFASLGENLQIIMVTVAAMIVMRAVGIYILSKLSTSITKSEISLPEQTILWWGGLRGSVSIALALSVSTILPEREKIIATVFGVVLFTLLVQGLTIKPLLEKLNLLGDAPLREQYLEFVARHVALERVLQHLQADQRPGIDPEFRRYQETLIKGELVDLRMSIDKLQGEYPNLQSFTTEQFRGELLAIEADTYAEFVKSGRLNKELASMLENVLQNNQSQ; encoded by the coding sequence ATGGTACTTGAATCAGCGCTCGCCGAGGAAGTCATTACAAACAATCTTAAGCAGTTTCTGTTGGTGCTTTCAGTGTCTCTAGGTGTGGCAACACTACCGCAGATATTTAGCTGGTTTCGCCACATACCTTACACCTTACTGCTGGTGATTGTCGGGTTAGGTTTGGCCTTTGTGGATGTCCGTTTAGTAACCCTTTCCCCGGAATTAATTTTGTTCATTTTTTTACCACCCTTGTTATTTGAAGCCGCATGGAATTTAAAATGGGCAGACTTGAAGCGGGATTTAGTACCAATTTGTCTGTATGCGGTGTTTGGGGTAGTAATTGCGATCGCAGGGGTAGCGATCGCTCTCAATCAAGTTGTTGGTATTTCTTTAACTACAGCTTTACTCATTGCAGCCAGTCTATCTGCAACTGACCCTGTTTCTGTCACCGCTTTGTTTCGTGAATTGGGTGTAGATAGTCGTCTTGTCACCTTAATGGAAGGCGAAAGCTTGTTCAATGATGGCATGGCTGTAGTTGCCTTTGGTTTTTTGGTAGCCTTATCTTTGGGAACTGTAGAATTGGAATTCCAGCCAATTTTATTGCAGTTATTTACAGTTGTTGGCATCGGTGTAGGGGTGGGAGCTTTTATCGGATTTGGTATTTCCTATCTCACCCAGCGCTTCGATTTGCCCTTGGTGGAACAATCCTTAACTTTAGTTTCCGCTTATGGTACTTACCTGATTATTGAAGACTTAGGTGGTTCTGGGGTAATTGGAGTTGTCACCACAGGTTTGATTTTGGGTAACTTTGGCTCTCGTATCGGCATGAATCCCCGCACTCGGGTTATTGTCTCCGAATTTTGGGAATTTTTGGCGTTCTTTGTAAACTCCATTGTCTTCTTGCTAATTGGCGACCAAATACGCTTTGCCAGTTTAGGCGAAAACCTGCAAATCATAATGGTGACAGTCGCAGCAATGATTGTGATGCGGGCAGTTGGTATTTACATTCTTAGCAAATTGAGTACTAGCATCACCAAATCGGAAATTTCTTTACCAGAACAAACTATCCTATGGTGGGGTGGGTTACGCGGTTCCGTCTCCATTGCCCTGGCATTGAGTGTATCGACGATACTACCAGAGCGAGAAAAAATCATTGCAACGGTATTTGGAGTAGTTTTATTTACTCTACTTGTTCAGGGATTGACCATCAAACCTTTGCTGGAAAAACTCAATTTGCTAGGTGATGCACCCTTACGTGAGCAATATTTAGAATTCGTTGCCCGTCATGTTGCTTTAGAACGCGTTCTGCAACACCTCCAGGCAGACCAACGCCCCGGTATTGACCCAGAGTTTCGCCGTTACCAGGAGACACTAATCAAAGGCGAACTTGTAGATTTACGGATGTCTATTGACAAATTACAGGGTGAATATCCGAATCTTCAGAGTTTTACGACTGAACAATTTCGAGGAGAACTGTTGGCAATTGAGGCAGATACTTATGCAGAATTTGTCAAATCTGGTCGGTTAAATAAAGAATTAGCATCTATGCTTGAGAATGTTTTGCAGAATAATCAATCTCAATAA
- a CDS encoding universal stress protein, translating to MFQRVLICTDFSDGLHRLIHFVSSLALTGMKQIVFLHAVPLSERGIIPQVDIEKIEQAQTRFAEAIGESPTDIEVKIEVQSGKPVDIILKVAQTYRSQLIILGSQSRSLLTEKLLGSTISRSKTFEN from the coding sequence ATGTTTCAACGAGTTTTGATTTGCACAGACTTTTCCGACGGTTTACATCGTCTAATACATTTTGTTTCCAGTCTTGCGCTTACGGGGATGAAGCAAATAGTTTTTCTGCACGCTGTTCCATTATCGGAAAGAGGCATTATTCCACAAGTTGATATTGAAAAAATAGAACAAGCTCAAACTCGCTTCGCAGAAGCTATTGGCGAAAGCCCCACTGATATAGAAGTAAAAATAGAAGTTCAATCGGGAAAGCCTGTTGATATCATCCTTAAAGTTGCCCAAACCTATCGATCTCAATTAATTATCCTGGGTTCTCAAAGTCGCAGCTTACTCACGGAAAAATTGCTGGGTAGTACAATCAGTAGATCGAAAACTTTTGAAAATTGA
- a CDS encoding universal stress protein, producing the protein MANLSRRTPIPLLVLRPQLIYAYTSEELILRCQHLFRSLLLPYNGTQAADYLVQEVKQLAQQQSGRYLQQCKLCWVLEDSGRREIPKKILPQQAEQTLSQIKADLEVENLQVEIEVREGHSVTEVLEAAAMGDLSAIAVSSGAIGKLQEWLVSSFAAELLRFSWYPILFFPNERG; encoded by the coding sequence ATGGCTAACTTATCTCGTCGAACACCTATTCCCCTACTGGTACTGCGTCCTCAGTTGATCTATGCTTATACTTCTGAGGAATTAATACTCCGTTGTCAGCACCTTTTCCGTTCTTTGCTACTTCCCTACAACGGTACTCAAGCGGCGGATTATTTGGTGCAAGAAGTAAAGCAATTGGCTCAACAACAATCTGGTAGATATCTGCAACAATGCAAGCTTTGCTGGGTTTTAGAAGATAGTGGTCGTCGAGAAATACCAAAGAAAATCTTACCACAGCAGGCTGAACAAACTCTATCTCAGATTAAAGCTGATTTGGAGGTGGAAAATTTACAAGTGGAGATAGAAGTTCGGGAAGGACACTCTGTTACCGAGGTTCTAGAGGCGGCTGCAATGGGTGATCTTAGCGCGATCGCAGTGTCTTCAGGAGCGATAGGTAAACTCCAAGAATGGTTGGTTTCCAGTTTTGCAGCTGAATTATTGCGTTTTAGCTGGTATCCCATACTCTTTTTTCCAAACGAACGTGGCTAA
- a CDS encoding transposase family protein, whose translation MSPRFEDTILKHFSGIEDPRIDRTKQHLLKDMIAIAILAVLSGADSWVATETYAQAKQEWLQE comes from the coding sequence ATGAGTCCAAGGTTTGAAGATACAATCCTCAAGCACTTTTCAGGTATAGAAGACCCAAGGATAGACCGCACTAAACAGCATCTTTTAAAAGACATGATTGCCATTGCTATCTTGGCAGTACTAAGTGGAGCCGATAGTTGGGTAGCAACTGAAACTTATGCTCAAGCAAAGCAGGAATGGCTACAAGAGTGA
- a CDS encoding transposase family protein encodes MLKQSRNGYKSEWHYLSGIPSHDTIARVFALDPQAFEQCFQRWVESKQFKIHALLIQNYNQCLL; translated from the coding sequence ATGCTCAAGCAAAGCAGGAATGGCTACAAGAGTGAATGGCACTACTTGAGCGGAATTCCCTCTCATGACACCATCGCAAGAGTTTTCGCCTTAGACCCACAAGCATTTGAGCAATGCTTTCAGCGATGGGTGGAGTCAAAACAATTCAAAATTCACGCATTATTAATTCAAAATTACAATCAGTGCTTGCTCTGA
- a CDS encoding DUF4397 domain-containing protein: protein MFLTKRLFLGALALSLMSWASYSSKSLANPQLSTKSLQEFTTASLVNSILDPILNPSKPYLCTTKLRVINAAVSTASPVDVIVNGKKVLENVDFRQASKYVNVTPGNIQVLFVQSGTPSTIAYRTFTGAPNSAYTVAITGTLQGPPGQPLFNQSPFVIPEDLTQPNPGKFKGRWYRFSETSAVIDFRISKSSSPNVDETRITDLTPKTAIPYPELTAGEYNFNPVLPDQFDPLINNAFNPPITVEVANQQVPEGVISDVIATGNGLGQAPNSLLLTTASTQTAPPDANGCNQIVQ, encoded by the coding sequence ATGTTTCTAACAAAACGATTATTCTTGGGTGCTTTGGCATTATCTTTAATGAGTTGGGCTAGTTATTCATCCAAAAGTTTAGCCAATCCTCAACTATCTACAAAGTCTTTACAAGAATTTACCACTGCAAGCCTAGTAAATTCTATTCTAGATCCTATTCTAAATCCTTCTAAACCTTATTTATGCACTACCAAATTAAGAGTTATTAACGCTGCGGTTAGTACTGCATCACCAGTTGATGTCATTGTCAACGGTAAAAAAGTTTTGGAGAATGTAGATTTTCGTCAAGCTAGTAAATATGTAAATGTAACACCAGGAAATATTCAGGTACTTTTTGTGCAATCTGGTACTCCCAGTACAATTGCTTATAGAACCTTTACAGGAGCGCCTAATAGTGCTTATACAGTAGCAATAACAGGAACACTACAAGGCCCCCCAGGTCAACCATTATTTAATCAATCACCCTTTGTGATTCCAGAGGATTTAACACAGCCTAATCCAGGTAAATTTAAGGGACGTTGGTATCGCTTTTCGGAAACTAGCGCTGTTATAGATTTCCGTATTAGCAAATCCTCTAGCCCAAATGTGGATGAAACTCGTATCACAGACCTGACACCCAAAACTGCTATTCCTTACCCAGAACTTACGGCTGGTGAATATAACTTCAATCCAGTTCTACCTGACCAATTTGACCCATTGATCAATAATGCCTTCAACCCACCAATCACAGTAGAAGTTGCGAATCAACAAGTCCCCGAAGGAGTCATTTCTGATGTAATTGCTACAGGTAATGGCTTAGGCCAAGCACCTAACTCACTGCTACTTACAACTGCCTCAACACAAACAGCGCCTCCTGATGCCAATGGGTGTAATCAGATTGTGCAGTAA
- a CDS encoding DinB/UmuC family translesion DNA polymerase, translated as MRLEQHFTRGCTLTLKIKFSDYHQITRSKLLSI; from the coding sequence TTGAGGCTAGAGCAACACTTCACAAGGGGATGCACGTTAACGTTAAAAATCAAATTCTCTGACTATCATCAGATAACCCGCAGTAAGCTGTTAAGCATATAA